The DNA sequence CCAGATGATGTTCTTGAGCGCCGCCCACTTCTCGAGGTTGTCCCAGTTGGGGACGATGAGCACGATCGGGAACTTGCGCTTGTCGCCGATCATCACCGCCTGCGAGACGTACTTGTTGGTCTTGATGCGGTTCTCGATCGGCTGCGGCGCGATGTTCTTGCCGCCCGCGGTGACGATGATGTCCTTCTTGCGGTCGGTGATGCGGAGGAAGCCATCCTCGAGCACGCCGACGTCTCCGGTGTGGAACCAGCCCTCGCTGTCGATGGCCTCGGCCGTGGCGTCGGGCCGGTTGTAGTAGCCCTTCATGACATGCGGGCCGCGCGTCAGGATCTCGCCGTCGGCGGCGATCTTCACCTCGACGCCGGCCACCGGCTTGCCCACCGAGCCGATGCGGAAGGCGTCGTCGGCGTTGACGGCGATCACGGGCGAGGTTTCGGTGAGGCCGTATCCCTCGAGGATCTTGAGGCCGGCCGCGTAGAAGAACTTGTTGATCGTCGGGTTGAGCGGGGCGCCGCCCGACACGAAGTAGCGGAGCCGGCCGCCGGTGCGCTCCTTGAGCTTGCTGAACACGAGCTTCTGCGCGATGCCGTACTTCCACGCGAGGAAGCCGCCGGGCTCGCGGCCGGCCAGCTTCTCGTTGGCCCAGGCATCGGCCACGCCGACGGCCCAGCGGAAGATCTTCGCCTTCACCGCGCCGCCACTCACGGCGTTCTCGAGCACGCGGGCGTACATCTTCTCGAAGAGGCGCGGCACCGACATGCAGAAGTGCGGCTTCACCTCGGAGAGGTTGAGCGGCACGGTGTCGATGCTCTCCGCGTACGCGATGCTCACGCCGCAGCAGAAGAACAGGTAATCGCCCATGCGCTCGAAGATGTGCGAGAGCGGCAGGAAGCTCAGCGCGACCTCGCCCGCGCGCACCGGCACCTTCTTCTCGGACGCCTTCACGTTCGAGTAGATGTTGTCGTGCGTCAGCATCACGCCCTTGGGGAGGCCGGTGGTGCCCGAGGTGTAGATCAGGGTGGCGAGGTCGTCCGGCTGCACCGACAGGGCGCCGGCCTTGAACGCCGCGGCCTTCTCCGGCGAGTCCATCGTCGCGCCCTTCGCCTCGATCTCGGCCAGCGTGAAATCGACGCCGTCGGGCTTGCTGTCGACGAACGAGATGATGTGGCGCAGGGTCTTGAACTCGCCGCGCACGGACTTGGCCTTCGCCGCTTGCTCCGGCGTGCTGACGAACAGCGCCACGGCGCCGGAGTCGTTCAGCGGGTGCACGATCTGCTCGGCGGGCAGCGTCGGATACACGGGCACGTCCGTCATGCCGCTGCAGAGGCAGGCCCAGTCGGCGAGCGCCCACTCGGGGCGGTTCTCCGACATGATGCCGACGCGGTCCCCGCGCTTCACGCCGAGGGATTCGAGGCCGAGCGTGATGTGGCGCACGCGCCGCAGCACGTCCTTGTGCGAGATCGGCTGGTAGCGACCGTCCTTCTTGAACTGGTAGGCCGCGGGCAGGTCGTGGGACTCGACAGATTGGAAGAAGATCTGTGTCAGTGTGCCCGGCGCGGGGCGCGGGCCTCCAGTGGCGATCATCGGCTGGTCTCTCGCGTGAGGGTCGGCGACGGACTGCTACAGAGCGAACGAAGGGTTCCTAGATGCTGGGCGGACGGATATGCACGACATAGCGCAGCGGACTCCCCGGCACGGGCATCCCGCGGGCGCGCAGCTCCGCGATGACGATGAAGCTGTCCGGCTGCACGGGCAGCAGGTTGGCGTACACGCGCAGGCGGCGCGAGACCGTGCCGTCCGCACGCGTGGTATCGAGCAGCCCGTGACGCGAGGCGGCGGCGGGCCAGAGCGCGACCTTCGACGTGTCCGTCGGGGCCAGGGTGTCCCCCTGGTGCACGATGCGCCAGCGGACGATCCAACCCGCCACGCCGGGGCTTCCCCCGCCGACGGTATCCCGGCTCTGCAGGGTGAGCGACAGGGCCGGGCTGACGCTCGGCGGGCTGTCCGGGATGTTGTAGGTGAAGGTGATGTCGGTGGCGCCGCTGCGCACCGTGTCGGGGCGCGGCGTCACCTGTACCGTGCGGCGCTGCGACTGCAGGCCGTTCACGCTGGCGACGAGCCGCACGGGGCCGCTGCGGCGCGCGGCGGTGAGGAATCCGTTGGCATCGATCGTCACGCCCGTATCGAGCGCGAAGAACTCCACTGGCGCATCGGCGATCACGCCGCCGCGGCCATCGTATACCGTCGCGGCCAGCGGCGTTGCGACACCG is a window from the Pseudogemmatithrix spongiicola genome containing:
- a CDS encoding AMP-dependent synthetase/ligase, which codes for MIATGGPRPAPGTLTQIFFQSVESHDLPAAYQFKKDGRYQPISHKDVLRRVRHITLGLESLGVKRGDRVGIMSENRPEWALADWACLCSGMTDVPVYPTLPAEQIVHPLNDSGAVALFVSTPEQAAKAKSVRGEFKTLRHIISFVDSKPDGVDFTLAEIEAKGATMDSPEKAAAFKAGALSVQPDDLATLIYTSGTTGLPKGVMLTHDNIYSNVKASEKKVPVRAGEVALSFLPLSHIFERMGDYLFFCCGVSIAYAESIDTVPLNLSEVKPHFCMSVPRLFEKMYARVLENAVSGGAVKAKIFRWAVGVADAWANEKLAGREPGGFLAWKYGIAQKLVFSKLKERTGGRLRYFVSGGAPLNPTINKFFYAAGLKILEGYGLTETSPVIAVNADDAFRIGSVGKPVAGVEVKIAADGEILTRGPHVMKGYYNRPDATAEAIDSEGWFHTGDVGVLEDGFLRITDRKKDIIVTAGGKNIAPQPIENRIKTNKYVSQAVMIGDKRKFPIVLIVPNWDNLEKWAALKNIIWTDRKQLLEMPTIQAKMDKEVRKTIEGLASFESPKKIGLLEHDFSIERGELTPKLSVKRKVIDTQYRALIDSLYEGAD